One Weissella ceti DNA window includes the following coding sequences:
- a CDS encoding carbonic anhydrase family protein, whose translation MPYLNYMHQEEWSFVAGDMQSPINIEPSQTHQIGYDAPLKLQYEETVPYVHDTGRGIEFGLTGPQVWLNHRPFSPQQGHLHFPSEHTLRGRQFDGELHFVHQAPDGRLGVVAVLLQITPNGETPLRDILAHMPTDVPFQTDIMALLPESRNYYQYLGSLTTPPLTENVEWYILDEPLAVSADQLERFKEFYIGNNRDIQPLHTRVVQYYEQD comes from the coding sequence ATGCCCTACTTAAACTATATGCACCAAGAAGAATGGTCATTCGTGGCGGGTGATATGCAATCACCAATCAACATTGAGCCTTCTCAAACTCATCAAATTGGCTATGACGCCCCTTTGAAGCTACAATACGAAGAAACTGTTCCTTATGTTCATGACACTGGTCGTGGTATTGAATTTGGTTTGACTGGACCACAAGTCTGGTTAAATCACCGACCATTCTCTCCACAACAAGGTCATCTACATTTCCCCAGTGAACACACACTACGCGGGCGTCAATTCGATGGCGAATTGCATTTCGTCCACCAAGCACCGGATGGTCGCTTAGGGGTCGTTGCTGTCCTACTACAGATTACGCCGAATGGTGAGACGCCATTACGTGATATTCTTGCACACATGCCAACTGATGTACCTTTCCAAACAGATATTATGGCACTATTACCTGAGTCTCGTAACTATTATCAATACCTTGGTTCATTAACGACACCACCTTTAACTGAAAACGTTGAATGGTATATCTTGGATGAGCCTTTAGCTGTATCCGCAGATCAATTGGAACGCTTTAAAGAATTCTATATTGGTAACAATCGTGATATTCAACCATTACACACACGTGTCGTTCAATACTATGAACAAGATTAA
- a CDS encoding rod shape-determining protein, with translation MFSFGTHNIGIDLGTANTLVYIEGKGVVLREPSVVARNMKTNEIVAVGEAAKEMLGRTPESIKTIRPMRDGVIADYETTVAMLKYYLEKAMGGRITGKPYVTIGVPSGVTAVERRAVKDAAKVAGARDAFVIEEPFAAAIGAGLPVMEPTGSMVADLGGGTSDIATISLGGIVSSRSIRMAGDKLDEAIMTYIRQHFSILIGEQTAERLKTEIGSADIEAAKSMAGSTARGRDLVTGLPKTVEVPAVDIATAISDVVSEIIVAIKETLEETSPEIAADVIDHGIVLTGGGALLKNIDEVISRETQVPVFIAAEPLDAVVVGTGEALKSIDVLKDTE, from the coding sequence ATGTTTTCATTTGGAACGCATAATATTGGAATTGATCTTGGGACAGCAAACACATTGGTTTATATCGAAGGAAAGGGTGTAGTACTTCGCGAACCATCAGTGGTTGCTCGTAACATGAAGACGAACGAAATTGTCGCTGTTGGTGAAGCCGCGAAGGAAATGTTGGGACGTACGCCTGAATCAATTAAGACAATCCGTCCAATGCGTGACGGAGTTATTGCTGACTACGAAACAACAGTCGCAATGCTTAAGTACTACCTTGAAAAGGCGATGGGTGGACGTATTACTGGAAAGCCATACGTAACAATTGGTGTACCATCAGGTGTTACAGCCGTTGAACGTCGTGCCGTTAAGGACGCTGCTAAGGTTGCTGGTGCACGTGATGCCTTCGTTATCGAAGAACCATTTGCTGCTGCAATCGGTGCCGGTCTACCAGTTATGGAACCAACAGGTTCAATGGTTGCTGATCTTGGTGGTGGAACTTCAGATATCGCAACAATTTCATTGGGTGGAATTGTTTCTTCACGTTCAATCCGTATGGCTGGAGATAAGTTGGATGAAGCGATCATGACTTACATCCGTCAACACTTCTCAATCTTGATTGGAGAACAAACTGCAGAACGTTTGAAGACAGAAATCGGATCAGCTGACATTGAAGCTGCTAAGAGCATGGCTGGAAGCACTGCACGTGGACGTGATTTGGTAACTGGATTACCAAAGACAGTTGAAGTGCCTGCTGTTGATATCGCAACTGCAATTAGTGATGTTGTTTCAGAAATCATTGTTGCCATTAAGGAAACTTTGGAAGAAACTTCACCAGAAATCGCAGCGGACGTTATCGATCATGGTATCGTTTTGACTGGTGGTGGTGCTTTGTTGAAGAACATCGATGAAGTTATCTCACGTGAAACACAAGTGCCTGTATTCATTGCTGCAGAACCTTTGGATGCTGTTGTAGTGGGTACTGGAGAAGCGTTGAAGTCAATCGACGTTTTGAAGGATACTGAATAA
- the mreC gene encoding rod shape-determining protein MreC, with the protein MKKLFTSRRLVVGVILVIITIGMITLSSRARANQENPALPVRIVTDISSWMSEVVNTPLKVVGNATEATTKLFKTYQENERLNQRIDDLAATKVELQTVRKENDALKEQLKIGKTLTDYQMVNATVVSRSPNNWQSELIINQGAKAGIKKNMAVMGGGSVIGRVSEVDTTNAKVELLSDNSQTNNRFAIRITNKDSQTVDGIITKFNQTRNLIEMKNVTSNTKVKKGDKVSTSGLGGVTPSGLYVGEVESIDDDDYGLTKTIYIKPATDFNNIPVVSVAIPGA; encoded by the coding sequence ATGAAAAAACTTTTCACATCTCGACGATTAGTTGTCGGTGTCATACTGGTCATTATTACGATTGGGATGATTACGTTAAGTTCACGCGCACGTGCTAATCAAGAAAATCCAGCGTTACCAGTACGTATTGTCACTGACATTTCTAGTTGGATGTCTGAAGTCGTAAATACGCCCCTAAAGGTCGTAGGTAACGCTACAGAAGCAACGACAAAGTTGTTTAAGACGTATCAAGAAAACGAACGCTTGAATCAACGTATTGATGATCTAGCGGCTACCAAAGTTGAATTGCAAACTGTTCGTAAGGAAAATGATGCCTTAAAGGAACAACTAAAAATTGGTAAGACATTAACAGATTACCAAATGGTTAATGCAACAGTTGTATCTCGTTCACCAAATAATTGGCAATCTGAATTGATTATTAATCAAGGTGCTAAAGCTGGTATCAAAAAGAACATGGCTGTGATGGGTGGCGGAAGCGTGATTGGACGTGTGTCTGAAGTTGATACAACAAATGCGAAAGTCGAATTGTTGTCTGACAATAGTCAAACGAATAACCGCTTTGCTATTCGTATTACCAATAAAGATAGCCAAACCGTGGATGGTATTATCACGAAATTCAATCAAACACGTAACTTGATTGAAATGAAAAACGTAACATCTAATACCAAGGTTAAAAAGGGTGATAAGGTTTCAACGAGTGGTCTTGGGGGTGTGACACCATCAGGATTATATGTTGGAGAAGTTGAATCAATCGATGATGATGATTATGGATTGACAAAGACGATTTATATTAAGCCAGCAACTGACTTTAACAACATTCCGGTTGTTAGTGTTGCGATTCCAGGTGCTTAA
- a CDS encoding amino acid ABC transporter ATP-binding protein, translating into MLEIKNLNKKYGERVIFKNLNLTVEPGEIMTIVGPSGIGKTTFLRILAGLMAADSGEMLLAGHQVDVTGNRLGAEVGVIFQDFNLFPQYTVKENIGLAPKLVAGMSTDEVTKSVDTLMEQLDLTSYQEQYPHALSGGQKQRVAIARALAMQPGVLAYDEPTSGLDEASTARVVDVIKDLQAQGVTQLIVTHDLAFANQLNGRVFDFATDVQR; encoded by the coding sequence ATGTTAGAAATTAAGAATCTAAATAAAAAATATGGAGAACGTGTCATTTTTAAAAACTTAAATTTGACGGTTGAACCAGGTGAAATTATGACCATTGTTGGGCCTTCTGGGATTGGTAAGACGACGTTCTTACGCATCCTTGCTGGATTAATGGCCGCAGACTCAGGTGAAATGCTCTTGGCAGGGCACCAAGTGGATGTGACTGGTAATCGACTAGGCGCCGAAGTCGGTGTTATTTTCCAAGACTTTAATCTATTCCCGCAATATACAGTGAAAGAAAACATTGGTTTGGCACCAAAATTGGTAGCAGGTATGTCTACTGACGAAGTAACAAAAAGTGTCGATACTTTAATGGAACAATTAGACCTCACATCATATCAAGAACAATATCCACATGCATTATCTGGCGGACAAAAGCAACGTGTTGCAATTGCACGTGCTTTAGCAATGCAACCCGGTGTCTTGGCTTACGATGAACCAACATCAGGGTTAGATGAAGCCTCAACTGCGCGTGTTGTTGATGTGATTAAAGACTTGCAAGCACAAGGTGTCACGCAATTAATCGTGACACATGACTTAGCTTTTGCAAATCAATTAAATGGACGTGTCTTTGATTTTGCAACAGATGTTCAACGATAA
- the mreD gene encoding rod shape-determining protein MreD, translating to MLKYIHTTWLHVILAILALFLDGGIAFQFAGTLFQLPISASPYLCLLVLLMPVLSGTSKNQVRMRWSYGVAALIGLLYDINYIGIIGISFVGFPLTVWITANIKKYFANTMTWALATWFLALTIFLIYDYFAFSIINMANISLPGFIIFHLFPTLLVNLILFFLFYGLFDYLYRSTRQLDGSSYSLEGHQLDATMPLRRRTRKY from the coding sequence ATGCTTAAATACATTCATACAACTTGGCTTCATGTTATCTTAGCCATTTTGGCCTTGTTTTTGGATGGCGGCATTGCTTTCCAATTTGCAGGGACACTATTTCAATTACCAATCTCAGCAAGTCCATACTTGTGTTTACTAGTCTTACTAATGCCGGTGTTATCTGGAACGAGTAAGAATCAAGTTCGTATGCGCTGGTCATACGGTGTGGCGGCTTTAATTGGTCTTTTGTACGACATTAATTACATTGGTATTATTGGAATTTCTTTTGTTGGTTTCCCATTAACAGTGTGGATTACAGCCAATATTAAAAAATATTTTGCCAATACAATGACCTGGGCATTAGCAACATGGTTCTTGGCACTAACGATTTTCTTAATTTATGATTACTTTGCTTTTAGTATCATTAATATGGCTAACATTAGTTTGCCAGGCTTTATTATTTTCCATCTATTCCCAACTTTGTTGGTGAATTTGATTCTATTCTTCTTGTTCTATGGTTTATTCGATTATTTGTATCGTTCAACACGTCAACTAGACGGTTCTTCATACAGTTTGGAAGGACATCAATTAGATGCGACAATGCCATTGCGACGACGTACTCGAAAATATTAA
- a CDS encoding amino acid ABC transporter permease, whose translation MTYMLEVLPSLLEGLKMTLGVFILTLLGSVPLGIFIALAQKSPLMVVRWLMNAYVTIMRGTPLLLQIVFVYYGLSLANIVTLPRFEAAVLTFVLNYAAYFAEIFRGGMQSINKGQFDGAKVLGFSRVQTMRYIVLPQVFKTVMPSVGNEVISLVKDSSLVYVIGLGDLMRAGNIAVARDITLVPYLMVGALYLLLTVFLTSVLRTIENRLNYYN comes from the coding sequence ATGACATACATGCTTGAAGTATTACCGAGTTTATTAGAAGGATTAAAAATGACCTTAGGTGTATTTATCCTGACACTACTGGGGTCAGTACCATTAGGGATTTTCATTGCATTAGCACAAAAATCACCATTAATGGTCGTGCGTTGGTTAATGAATGCCTATGTTACGATTATGCGTGGTACACCATTGCTATTACAAATTGTTTTTGTGTACTATGGACTTAGCTTAGCTAACATTGTAACTTTACCTCGATTTGAAGCTGCTGTATTAACGTTCGTATTGAATTATGCAGCTTACTTTGCAGAAATTTTTCGTGGGGGAATGCAATCAATCAACAAAGGGCAATTTGATGGTGCGAAGGTATTAGGCTTTAGCCGTGTACAAACGATGCGATACATTGTCTTGCCACAAGTATTCAAGACGGTTATGCCTTCAGTAGGAAATGAAGTAATTAGTCTTGTTAAGGATTCATCACTTGTTTATGTGATTGGTTTGGGTGACTTGATGCGTGCAGGTAATATTGCTGTTGCACGTGATATTACGCTTGTACCATATTTGATGGTCGGTGCATTATACTTACTATTAACAGTATTCTTAACAAGTGTTTTGCGTACGATTGAAAATCGATTGAACTACTATAATTAA